From the Hymenobacter yonginensis genome, one window contains:
- a CDS encoding KTSC domain-containing protein: MQRRPVRSTSLKAVGYEAATQTLEIEYRHGGLVRYTGVPAAIHAALLQLPNKALFVEQVLDRNDYGREQLRG, encoded by the coding sequence ATGCAGCGCCGCCCCGTCCGTTCTACTTCCCTGAAAGCCGTGGGCTACGAGGCCGCCACGCAGACGCTGGAAATTGAATACCGCCACGGCGGGCTGGTGCGCTACACGGGCGTGCCGGCCGCCATTCACGCGGCGCTGCTGCAGCTACCCAACAAGGCGCTGTTTGTAGAGCAGGTGCTGGACCGCAACGACTACGGTCGCGAGCAGTTGCGCGGGTAG
- the ruvC gene encoding crossover junction endodeoxyribonuclease RuvC, which produces MILPLAPTDLLPKIIMGVDPGTNLMGYAVIEVQGQRVRMLEYDVIDMRKLGTNHALKLKRIFERMTELIDEHLPDELAIEAPFFGVNVQSMLKLGRAQGVAIAACLARQIPYVEYAPTKVKQAVTGSGNASKEQVAHMLRQTLKLPPIEEAPKFLDATDALAVAMCHHYQKGNNVKAGGKSWGKFLADNPGKLAAPVAGKKASAAQKKPAA; this is translated from the coding sequence ATGATTCTGCCCCTCGCCCCTACCGACCTGCTGCCCAAGATTATCATGGGCGTCGACCCCGGCACCAACCTGATGGGCTACGCCGTGATTGAGGTGCAGGGCCAGCGGGTGCGCATGCTGGAGTACGACGTGATTGACATGCGCAAGCTGGGCACCAACCACGCCCTCAAGCTCAAGCGCATCTTCGAGCGCATGACCGAGCTCATCGACGAGCACTTGCCCGACGAGCTGGCCATCGAAGCGCCGTTTTTTGGGGTGAACGTGCAAAGCATGCTCAAGCTGGGCCGGGCCCAGGGCGTGGCCATTGCCGCCTGCCTGGCCCGCCAGATTCCGTACGTGGAATACGCGCCCACCAAGGTCAAGCAGGCCGTAACGGGCTCCGGCAACGCCAGCAAAGAGCAGGTGGCCCACATGCTCCGCCAGACCCTGAAGCTGCCGCCCATCGAAGAAGCGCCCAAGTTCCTGGACGCCACCGACGCGCTGGCCGTGGCCATGTGCCACCACTACCAGAAGGGCAACAACGTGAAAGCCGGCGGCAAAAGCTGGGGCAAGTTCCTGGCCGACAACCCCGGCAAACTGGCCGCCCCCGTAGCCGGCAAGAAAGCATCGGCAGCACAGAAAAAACCAGCGGCGTGA
- a CDS encoding lysylphosphatidylglycerol synthase transmembrane domain-containing protein → MPRHLQNYVQKPEKKPATATRRGQGLVVAGKLLITALTLGLLYHSVFADGATAAAWRGLLAATFTGAGRGPVLLALALVPVNWGVEAWKWWRLARHLELVSFRRSFRAVLVGLTLGFVTPNRVGDYAGRIIELKSRRLDALGAVFLGRYAQLVVTVLAGTAGLLYFLLRFYLRGYPASQLGAVVAAVLLNAAVLLPLYRSRLLLAVLMAVRPLQRFRRFLAVMPTYRAPAIHAVLALSGLRYAVFCAQFGLLLKAYGTQAALGPGAAAVAGTFLLKSLVPSLNALADVGVRELSATHLFGLLGEPALPVLSASLSLWILNIALPSATGLLFVLRLKVLRKRRKADSSAPTPPAA, encoded by the coding sequence TTGCCCCGGCATCTACAAAACTACGTCCAAAAGCCGGAAAAAAAGCCGGCCACTGCCACCCGCCGGGGGCAGGGGCTGGTGGTGGCGGGCAAGCTGCTCATCACGGCCCTCACGCTGGGACTGCTCTATCACTCGGTATTTGCTGATGGCGCCACGGCGGCGGCCTGGCGCGGCCTGCTGGCGGCCACCTTCACCGGGGCCGGCCGTGGGCCGGTGCTGCTGGCGCTGGCGCTGGTGCCCGTGAACTGGGGCGTGGAGGCCTGGAAATGGTGGCGCCTGGCCCGGCACCTGGAGCTGGTATCGTTCCGGCGCAGCTTCCGGGCGGTGCTGGTGGGCCTCACGCTGGGCTTCGTCACGCCCAACCGCGTCGGCGACTACGCCGGCCGCATCATCGAGCTCAAAAGCCGCCGCCTCGATGCGCTGGGGGCCGTGTTTCTGGGCCGCTACGCCCAGCTGGTGGTCACGGTGCTGGCCGGCACGGCGGGCCTGCTGTACTTTCTGCTGCGGTTTTATTTGCGCGGCTACCCGGCCAGCCAGCTGGGCGCCGTGGTGGCGGCCGTGCTGCTGAACGCGGCCGTGCTGCTGCCGCTCTACCGCTCGCGGCTGCTGCTGGCCGTGCTGATGGCGGTGCGGCCGTTGCAGCGGTTCCGGCGGTTTCTGGCCGTAATGCCCACCTACCGGGCGCCGGCCATTCATGCGGTGCTGGCGTTGTCGGGGCTGCGGTACGCGGTGTTCTGTGCCCAGTTTGGGCTGTTGCTAAAGGCCTACGGCACCCAGGCGGCGCTGGGGCCGGGCGCGGCCGCGGTGGCGGGCACGTTTCTGCTCAAGTCGCTGGTGCCCTCGCTCAATGCCCTGGCCGATGTGGGCGTGCGTGAGTTGTCGGCCACGCACCTGTTTGGGCTGCTCGGCGAGCCAGCGCTGCCCGTACTGAGCGCCAGTCTCAGCCTCTGGATTCTCAATATTGCGTTGCCCAGCGCCACCGGGCTGTTGTTTGTGCTGCGCCTGAAAGTGCTGCGCAAGCGGCGCAAAGCTGATTCTTCCGCCCCAACGCCGCCCGCCGCATGA
- a CDS encoding glycosyltransferase: MSILLGLLLLVAPLLYALRMLRFRQAWQQLPVRNLDRGEELAGQASGVGSNQPAAPPRFSVLIAARNEANNLPHLLQDLASQTLPLAEFEVIIVDDHSTDATAALLTAAAGSSPLLLRPVQLAALPGAGVGKKAAIQVALAQAHAPWVVCTDADCRVGPDWLRSYAALLAEAGPEVRFVSGPVLLTGASTWLQQLSGLEFAGLVGTGGAGIAADTPTMCNGANLAYRPEAFAAVQGFAGNEHLPSGDDEFLLHKLHAAFPGSIRFLKHPAAIVRTAGPATLAALLQQRVRWASKWRHYRHAPSQQLAVLVLLANVALAAGLAALCWQPALAPWVAAAWALKLGADYWFLAPVLQFLGQRRWLCWVPVLQLLYAPYALLVGLAGLRGGYVWKGRPVK, translated from the coding sequence ATGAGCATACTCCTCGGGCTGCTATTGCTGGTTGCGCCGCTACTCTACGCGCTCCGCATGCTGCGTTTCCGCCAGGCCTGGCAGCAGCTGCCAGTCAGGAACCTGGATAGGGGAGAGGAGCTGGCGGGGCAGGCTAGTGGTGTCGGAAGCAACCAGCCGGCCGCGCCGCCGCGCTTCTCGGTGCTGATAGCCGCCCGCAACGAAGCCAACAACCTGCCGCACCTGTTGCAGGATCTAGCCAGCCAGACACTGCCGCTCGCCGAGTTTGAGGTGATTATCGTCGACGACCATTCCACCGATGCCACGGCCGCGCTGCTGACGGCGGCGGCCGGCAGCAGCCCGTTGCTGCTGCGTCCCGTCCAGCTGGCCGCCTTGCCCGGAGCCGGAGTCGGGAAAAAAGCCGCCATTCAGGTAGCGCTGGCGCAGGCCCACGCCCCGTGGGTGGTCTGCACCGATGCCGACTGCCGCGTGGGGCCCGACTGGCTCCGCAGCTACGCCGCCCTGCTGGCAGAGGCCGGCCCGGAAGTGCGCTTCGTGAGCGGGCCAGTGCTGCTGACCGGGGCCAGTACGTGGCTGCAGCAGCTGTCGGGGCTGGAGTTTGCTGGGCTGGTGGGCACGGGCGGGGCCGGCATTGCGGCCGACACCCCCACCATGTGCAACGGCGCCAACCTAGCTTACCGCCCCGAAGCCTTCGCGGCCGTGCAGGGCTTCGCCGGCAATGAGCACCTGCCCAGCGGCGACGACGAATTCCTGCTGCACAAGCTCCACGCGGCCTTTCCGGGCAGCATCCGGTTTCTGAAGCACCCGGCCGCCATAGTGCGCACCGCCGGGCCGGCCACGCTGGCGGCGCTGCTGCAGCAGCGGGTGCGCTGGGCTAGCAAGTGGCGGCACTACCGGCACGCGCCCTCGCAGCAGCTGGCGGTGCTGGTGCTGCTGGCCAACGTGGCGCTGGCCGCCGGCCTGGCGGCGCTGTGCTGGCAGCCGGCGCTGGCGCCCTGGGTGGCCGCCGCCTGGGCACTCAAGCTGGGCGCCGACTACTGGTTTCTGGCGCCGGTGCTGCAGTTCCTGGGGCAGCGGCGCTGGCTGTGCTGGGTGCCGGTGCTGCAGCTGCTCTACGCGCCGTATGCGCTGCTGGTGGGGCTGGCCGGCCTGCGCGGCGGCTACGTCTGGAAAGGCCGGCCGGTGAAATAA
- a CDS encoding c-type cytochrome, translated as MNRNWLELVFPAAMALLVVTIGVFILSMTGLLHEATPSLANDVLEPTEAPLAVDSATANAPLPPGADPAAIAAGDALFKGNCAQCHAINDVVVGPALAGLAKRRPESWLIPWIKNSSKVVASGDEYAVKIFNQYQKQQMPSFQLSDDEIRQILLYVRSQDAFAGTAGPGLVVVD; from the coding sequence ATGAACCGAAACTGGTTGGAGCTGGTGTTTCCGGCGGCTATGGCGCTGCTGGTCGTCACGATTGGGGTGTTTATTCTGAGCATGACCGGGCTGCTGCATGAGGCAACGCCAAGCCTGGCAAACGACGTCTTGGAGCCGACGGAAGCGCCCTTGGCAGTTGACTCCGCTACGGCAAACGCCCCGCTGCCGCCCGGCGCCGACCCGGCCGCCATTGCCGCCGGCGACGCCCTCTTTAAGGGCAACTGCGCCCAGTGCCACGCCATCAACGACGTGGTAGTGGGCCCGGCGCTGGCGGGGCTCGCCAAACGCCGCCCCGAAAGCTGGCTGATTCCCTGGATCAAAAATTCCAGCAAAGTGGTAGCCAGCGGCGACGAGTACGCCGTGAAGATTTTCAACCAGTACCAGAAGCAGCAGATGCCCAGCTTCCAGCTCAGCGACGACGAAATCCGACAGATTCTGCTCTATGTTCGTTCGCAGGATGCCTTCGCCGGAACTGCCGGCCCAGGTTTGGTAGTAGTCGACTGA
- a CDS encoding MarR family transcriptional regulator has translation MTDPEFDILDELYFVTPFAALRQKTGLPAAELTQHLRSLLERGLIRSYWPDPDTELAYEESSFGALSQDCLFLASKEGLLQHNTR, from the coding sequence GTGACTGACCCCGAATTCGATATTCTCGACGAGCTCTATTTCGTCACTCCTTTTGCCGCCCTGCGCCAGAAAACCGGCCTGCCGGCCGCCGAGCTGACCCAGCACCTGCGCAGCCTGCTCGAGCGCGGCCTCATCCGCAGCTACTGGCCCGACCCCGACACCGAGCTGGCCTACGAGGAAAGCTCGTTCGGGGCGCTCAGCCAGGATTGCCTGTTTCTGGCTTCCAAGGAAGGCCTGTTGCAGCACAACACCCGCTAG
- a CDS encoding ABC transporter permease: MAGSTLTRTQATTAGAAARSPGYYVRQRLLGNRPAMAGLGFIMLCSLIAVLGYWVLPDNSPNANNSLVQLQKEPPGFQATVLRLPIRDSLRSASDNIFRNWASGRAPRYQEVPIGGYRFQGDSVFIEPYQNHSALADKARRYSLAEVAGQPGTRAELQQLVAQERIGPRTYWLGTDKSGRDELSRLLLGTRVSLGIGLVAVLISVVLGMAVGAVAGYVGGWLDSLLLGVMTVVWSIPGIMLVIAISLALDSKGVWTSFVAVGLTMWVDVARVVRGQMLSLREKTFVEAGRVLGLPQSRLIIRHLLPNMTGPLIVIATSNFAAAILLEAGLSFLGLGVQPPAPSWGLMVNEGFQLLGTEAGLWLTLLPGLAISLLVLSFNLLGNGLRDAYDPKTPLNG, from the coding sequence GTGGCCGGCTCCACGCTCACACGCACGCAAGCAACCACGGCCGGCGCCGCGGCCCGGTCGCCGGGCTACTACGTGCGGCAGCGGCTGCTCGGCAACCGCCCGGCCATGGCCGGGCTGGGCTTCATTATGCTGTGCTCCCTGATTGCGGTGCTGGGCTACTGGGTGCTGCCCGACAACTCGCCCAACGCCAACAACAGCTTGGTGCAGTTGCAGAAAGAACCACCCGGCTTCCAGGCCACGGTGCTGCGCCTGCCCATCCGGGACTCCCTGCGCTCGGCATCCGACAACATTTTCCGGAACTGGGCCTCGGGCCGCGCCCCGCGCTACCAGGAAGTGCCCATCGGCGGCTACCGCTTCCAGGGCGACTCCGTGTTCATCGAGCCCTACCAAAACCACTCAGCCTTGGCCGACAAGGCCCGCCGCTATTCACTGGCCGAGGTGGCGGGGCAACCCGGCACCCGCGCCGAGCTGCAGCAGCTGGTTGCGCAGGAGCGCATCGGGCCGCGCACCTACTGGCTGGGCACCGACAAATCGGGCCGCGACGAGCTGAGCCGGCTGCTGCTGGGCACCCGCGTCAGCCTCGGCATTGGGCTGGTGGCGGTGCTGATTTCGGTGGTGCTGGGCATGGCCGTGGGCGCCGTGGCCGGCTACGTGGGCGGCTGGCTCGACTCGCTGCTGCTGGGCGTGATGACCGTGGTGTGGAGCATTCCGGGCATCATGCTAGTTATTGCCATTTCGCTGGCCCTCGACAGCAAGGGCGTCTGGACCTCATTTGTGGCCGTGGGCCTCACCATGTGGGTGGACGTGGCCCGGGTGGTGCGTGGTCAGATGCTGAGCTTGCGCGAAAAAACCTTCGTGGAAGCCGGCCGCGTGCTGGGCCTGCCGCAAAGCCGCCTCATCATCCGGCACCTGCTGCCCAACATGACCGGGCCGCTGATTGTCATTGCAACCAGTAATTTTGCGGCGGCCATTCTGCTCGAAGCCGGCCTGAGCTTTCTGGGTTTGGGCGTGCAGCCGCCGGCCCCGTCGTGGGGGCTGATGGTGAACGAAGGCTTCCAGCTGCTGGGCACCGAAGCCGGCCTCTGGCTGACGCTGCTGCCCGGCCTAGCCATCAGCCTGCTGGTGCTCAGCTTCAACCTGCTCGGCAACGGCCTCCGCGACGCCTACGATCCTAAAACGCCTCTGAATGGTTGA
- a CDS encoding PP2C family protein-serine/threonine phosphatase — protein MPNSTLTPEKRLFLKDRELGALLEITQAINQDHSEGALYKIFQFTLLGQLNIRRLVLYVKEEGQWQCVVSFGAMLPDFRRVSLPESVLRGTGGQPAALAGMGLGTEWSMLEAVIPVVRNDEVVAYVFIGNVHEDYASGEAAKFLETLSNILLGAIDNRRLGRQRVAAAAMRKEIEIAQEVQTMLFPRKLPNDAHVAVAASYVPHTAVGGDYYDVVDIDANRFLFCVADVSGKGVAASLLMSNFQAGLRTLLRQQVDLATIAQELNNLIFRNAGGDKFITVFFGVYDRASRVLQYVNAGHNDPLLVFDSGQVERLREGTIMLGVMDELPGLKVGEVHIPGRALLLNYTDGLTEVFDANQEEFGEEGILALLAQNRYLPLKRLHEELLASIKAYNVNGSQFADDVTILSCRFK, from the coding sequence ATGCCCAACTCTACGCTCACCCCTGAAAAGCGCCTTTTCCTGAAAGACCGGGAACTAGGGGCCTTGCTGGAAATCACGCAGGCCATCAACCAGGACCACAGTGAGGGGGCCCTCTACAAAATCTTCCAGTTCACGCTGCTCGGCCAGCTCAACATCCGGCGGCTGGTGCTCTACGTGAAGGAAGAGGGCCAGTGGCAGTGCGTGGTGTCGTTTGGGGCGATGCTACCCGATTTCCGGCGGGTTTCGCTGCCTGAATCGGTGCTGCGCGGCACGGGCGGGCAGCCGGCTGCCCTGGCCGGTATGGGCCTGGGTACGGAGTGGAGCATGCTGGAAGCGGTGATTCCGGTGGTGCGCAACGACGAGGTGGTGGCCTACGTGTTTATCGGCAACGTACACGAGGACTACGCCAGCGGCGAGGCGGCCAAATTCCTGGAAACACTCAGCAACATTCTGCTCGGCGCCATCGATAACCGCCGCCTGGGCCGGCAGCGGGTGGCGGCGGCTGCCATGCGCAAGGAGATTGAAATTGCGCAGGAAGTGCAGACCATGCTGTTTCCACGCAAGCTGCCCAACGACGCCCACGTGGCCGTGGCCGCGTCCTACGTGCCCCACACGGCCGTCGGTGGCGACTACTACGATGTGGTGGACATCGACGCCAACCGCTTCCTGTTCTGCGTGGCCGACGTATCGGGCAAAGGCGTGGCGGCATCGTTGCTGATGTCCAACTTCCAGGCCGGGCTGCGCACGCTGCTCCGCCAGCAGGTTGATCTGGCTACCATCGCGCAGGAGCTCAACAACCTGATTTTCCGCAATGCCGGCGGCGACAAGTTCATCACCGTGTTCTTCGGTGTCTACGACCGCGCCAGCCGCGTGCTGCAATACGTGAATGCCGGCCACAACGACCCCCTGCTAGTGTTCGACTCGGGCCAGGTGGAGCGCCTGCGCGAGGGCACCATCATGCTGGGCGTGATGGACGAGCTGCCGGGTCTGAAAGTGGGGGAGGTGCACATTCCCGGCCGCGCCCTGCTGCTCAACTACACCGATGGCCTGACCGAAGTGTTCGACGCCAACCAGGAAGAGTTCGGCGAAGAAGGCATCCTGGCTCTGCTGGCCCAGAACCGCTACTTGCCCCTCAAGCGCCTGCACGAAGAGCTGCTGGCCTCTATAAAAGCCTACAACGTCAACGGCAGCCAGTTCGCCGACGACGTGACGATTCTGAGCTGCCGGTTTAAGTAG
- a CDS encoding class I SAM-dependent methyltransferase, protein MTVNEFFELFLDELRSNQHLTSYYKFLENPASFEFRKSYVTQRLHYILDHLPSTEAAIWDCGCGYGTTAIFLALNGYKVHGTTLEFYFKHIPERLKYWSQFGDVSGFTYSYENLFDSPPAPASYDHVIIQDTLHHLEPLQDALRIFHSALKPAGNLIIVEENGGNVVQNLKLYLRRGNKRIIEIYDEQLQKNILLGNENIRDLATWRRELAKQHLHIYPADVQYIRLFPPFMFKDGNSQQLMAREGRLWRSNSLLKENLFFGLNFVAGKAK, encoded by the coding sequence ATGACCGTTAACGAATTCTTTGAGCTGTTTCTGGACGAACTACGCAGCAATCAGCATCTGACCAGCTACTATAAGTTTCTAGAGAATCCGGCCAGCTTCGAGTTCCGCAAGTCCTACGTCACGCAGCGCCTGCACTACATCCTCGACCACCTGCCCAGCACCGAGGCCGCCATCTGGGACTGCGGCTGCGGCTACGGCACCACCGCTATTTTCCTGGCCCTCAACGGCTACAAGGTGCACGGCACCACTCTGGAGTTCTACTTCAAGCACATTCCGGAGCGCTTGAAATACTGGTCGCAGTTCGGCGACGTGTCGGGCTTCACCTACAGCTACGAAAACCTGTTCGACTCGCCCCCGGCGCCGGCCTCCTACGACCACGTCATCATCCAGGACACGCTGCACCACCTAGAGCCGCTGCAGGATGCGCTGCGCATCTTCCACTCGGCCCTGAAGCCGGCCGGCAACCTGATTATCGTGGAGGAAAACGGCGGCAACGTGGTGCAGAACCTGAAGCTGTACCTGCGTCGCGGCAACAAGCGCATCATCGAAATCTACGACGAGCAACTGCAGAAGAACATCCTGCTTGGCAACGAGAACATCCGCGACCTGGCCACCTGGCGCCGCGAACTAGCCAAGCAGCACCTGCACATCTACCCCGCCGACGTGCAGTACATCCGCCTGTTTCCGCCGTTCATGTTCAAAGACGGCAACTCCCAGCAGCTCATGGCCCGCGAAGGCCGCCTCTGGCGCAGCAACTCGTTGCTCAAGGAAAACCTGTTTTTCGGCCTCAACTTCGTGGCGGGGAAGGCAAAGTAA
- a CDS encoding O-antigen ligase family protein translates to MKPLSSLRPHFTDQRLFMAFVGLLLSCGAAAMLRSSGWLALPVAALGVAVLLVDWRWVYYILLATLAFSVEVALPGGLSMDVPSEPLLLVLLVCFVVSVLLGRSQVPARVWTHPLVVLMGLALLWSVVSTAFSVNTLKSVKYLLAKTWYIVPFVFVTLAVVRRPQDIWRIVALFAAGVCATVVYTMLRHAAKGFGFDSINWAIQPFYHNHVLYAATAALLVPLAFYAARDATSRGARWLWYAVVLVAVGGVLLSYTRASMLSLVVAGLYYGIIRLRLTRVVLIVASVGTLLTTAYFVRDNTYMLYAPEFEKTIFNGGNFEKHLEATYKLQDVSGMERVYRWVAAAHMIADKPLTGSGPSTFYPEYKRYTVRSFRTYVSDNPEKSTTHNYFLLQLAEQGVPGFLLFVALVFTALLLVERLYHRAQTAQHRRLVMAAGLSLVITVFHLLLNELVEVDKIGSFYYISLAILIRVQLWVEDNEQARLV, encoded by the coding sequence ATGAAACCCCTGTCCTCTCTGCGGCCGCACTTCACCGACCAGCGCCTATTTATGGCGTTTGTGGGGCTGTTGCTGAGCTGTGGGGCGGCGGCGATGCTGCGCTCGTCGGGTTGGCTGGCGCTGCCGGTGGCGGCGCTGGGCGTGGCGGTGCTGCTCGTGGACTGGCGCTGGGTGTACTACATTCTGCTGGCCACGCTGGCCTTCTCGGTGGAAGTGGCGCTGCCCGGCGGCCTGAGCATGGACGTGCCCTCAGAGCCGCTGCTGCTGGTGCTGCTGGTGTGCTTTGTGGTGAGCGTGCTGCTGGGCCGGAGCCAGGTGCCGGCCCGCGTCTGGACGCACCCGCTGGTGGTGCTGATGGGGCTGGCGCTACTGTGGTCGGTGGTGAGCACGGCGTTTTCCGTGAACACGCTCAAGTCGGTGAAATACCTGCTGGCCAAGACATGGTACATCGTGCCCTTCGTGTTCGTGACGCTAGCCGTGGTGCGCCGCCCCCAGGATATCTGGCGGATAGTAGCGCTGTTTGCCGCGGGTGTGTGCGCTACCGTGGTGTACACCATGCTGCGCCACGCCGCCAAGGGCTTCGGCTTCGATTCCATCAACTGGGCCATTCAGCCCTTCTACCACAACCACGTGCTGTACGCGGCCACGGCGGCGCTGCTGGTACCGCTGGCCTTCTACGCCGCCCGCGACGCCACTTCCCGCGGCGCACGCTGGCTCTGGTACGCGGTGGTGCTGGTGGCGGTGGGCGGCGTGCTGCTCTCCTATACCCGCGCCTCCATGTTATCGTTGGTGGTGGCCGGGCTGTACTACGGCATCATCCGGCTACGCCTGACGCGGGTGGTGCTGATTGTGGCCAGCGTGGGCACGCTGCTCACCACGGCCTATTTCGTTCGCGACAACACCTATATGCTGTACGCGCCGGAATTTGAGAAAACCATCTTCAACGGCGGCAACTTCGAGAAGCACCTGGAGGCCACCTACAAACTGCAGGACGTGTCGGGCATGGAGCGAGTGTACCGCTGGGTGGCGGCGGCCCACATGATTGCCGACAAGCCTCTGACCGGCAGCGGCCCCTCCACGTTCTACCCCGAGTACAAGCGCTACACCGTGCGCAGCTTCCGCACCTACGTGAGCGACAACCCAGAAAAGTCGACCACCCACAACTACTTCCTGCTGCAGTTGGCCGAGCAGGGCGTGCCGGGCTTTCTGCTGTTTGTGGCGCTGGTGTTCACGGCGCTGCTGCTCGTGGAGCGCCTTTACCACCGCGCCCAGACCGCCCAGCACCGCCGCCTCGTGATGGCCGCCGGCTTGTCGCTGGTCATCACCGTGTTTCACCTGCTGCTGAATGAGCTGGTGGAGGTCGATAAAATCGGCTCCTTCTACTACATCTCCCTGGCCATCCTGATTCGGGTGCAGCTATGGGTGGAAGACAACGAGCAGGCCCGGTTAGTGTAG